From the Bradyrhizobium ontarionense genome, the window CGATGCCGACGGCTATCGCGCCTTCTGCCGCGATGCCCGCCGCATCTTCGAGGTGCTGCGCGATCCGTTCATCCGCACGCCGGCGCCGAGCATGACGCACCTGCTGCGCAATGCTGGCTTTCGCGACCTCACCGCGATCCGCCCGTTCCAGACGCTATGGAAGGCGCTCGGCGGCTACTTCCGCGATGCCCGTCTGCAGCAGCTGTTCGGCCGCTACGCGACCTATTGCGGCTCGTCGCCGTTCCATGCGCCGGCGACCTTGATGCTGGTGGCGCATGTCGAGCAGGCCGGCGTCTGGCTGATCGATGGCGGCATGCATGAGCTCGCCGCGTGTCTGGCGGCGCTGGCGCGGCGCCACGGCGTGACGATTAGCTACGACAGCGAAGTCTCAGGCATCGTCACGCGATCCGGCCGCGCCACCGGCGTGCGCCTCGCCGATGGCGAGCAGATCGCAGCCGACGCCGTGATCGCGACGGCCGATGTCGCCGCGCTGGCGCAGGGCCTGTTCGGCGCCGACGCCGCGCGGGCGCTGCCCGCGATCCCGGCCTCCGCCCGCTCGCTCTCGGCCATGACCTGGAGCTGCATGGCGCGCGCCGACGGCTTTCCGCTGCTCCGTCACAACGTGTTCTTCTCGCGCAGCTCCCGCGCCGAGTTCGATCAGCTGGTCGACCGCCGGGCGATGCCGCAGGAGCCCACCGTCTATGTCTGCGCGCAGGACCGCGACGACCAGCCGCGCGATGCCGGCAGCAACGAGCCGCTGTTCGTGCTGATCAACGCGCCTGCGACCGGCGACCATCACCGCTTCGATTCATCGGAGATCAGCCAATGTGCCCGCCAGACCTTCGACCTGTTGCAGCGCTGCGGCCTCAGCATCGCGACGACGCCGGAAAAGACCCGCGTGACGACGCCGGCGGATTTCAACCGGATGTTTCCGGGCACGGGGGGCGCGCTGTACGGTCGCAGCTCGCACGGCTGGATGGCATCGTTCCAGCGGCCGGGCGCGCCGACCAAGCTGCCGGGACTTTATGTAGCGGGGGGCAGCGCGCATCCGGGGCCGGGCGTGCCGATGGCGGCGCTGTCGGGGCGGATGGCGGCCGCGCGCGCGATCGCGGACCTCGCTTCGACCGCGCCGTCGCGCCGGACGGTTATGCGTGGTGGTATGTCGACGCGCTGAGCGACGACGGCCGCTTCGGCATTACGCTCATCGCCTTCGTCGGCAGCGTGTTCTCGCCCTACTACGCCTGGGCGCGCCGCCGCGGCCCGGCCGATCCTGAAAATCATTGCGCGCTCAACGTCGCGCTGTATGGCGAGCGCGCGAAGCGCTGGGCCATGACCGAGCGCGGCCGGCGCGCCATTACACGCGACGAAGAGAGCCTTGCGATCGGCCCGAGCCGCCTGGCCTGGACCGGCCGCGAGCTCACAATCGAGATCAGCGAGGTCTCAGTGCCCTGGCCGCTGCCGCTGCGCGGCAAGGTGCGCGTGGTGCCGACAGCGCTGAACGAGTTCGCGTTCACGCTGGATGCGGAGGGACGCCACCGCTGGCAGCCGATCGCGCCATGCTGCCGCGTGTCGGTCGATTTCGATCATCCGGATCTGCACTGGCGCGGCGACGGCTATTTCGACATCAACCATGGCGATGCGCCGCTGGAGCGCGACTTCCAGAGCTGGCAATGGTCGCGCGCGGCGACGCGCACCGGCACCGTGATCTCCTACGACACGATAGCACGGGACGGCGCCGACAAGACGATCGCACTGCACGTCGATCCCGCCGCGCGGCTCGAACGCATTGCGCCGCTCGCCGAGGCGCCCTTGCGCAAGACGCTGTGGCGCATCGACCGCAGCGCCCGCGCGGACGTCGATGCACCTGTGCGTGTCATCAGCACCCTGGAGGACGCCCCATTCTACGCCCGCTCCCATCTCGCCGCCCGCGTGCGCGGCGAGGACGTTGCGATCATGCACGAGAGCCTGTCCCTCGACCGCTTCCAGATGCCGATCGTCCAGGCAATGCTGCCGTTCCGGATGCCGCGATGGTGAGGTCCAGAAGGAGCCAACATCGACTGCGCTCGTTGACGAACGCAGCCGATTTGCCCATGGCTGCGCGACAACAACCGGTGTCGTCCCGGACAAGCCACGATGCGCGCCAGCGCATCGTGGCGCCGATCCGGGACCCATACGCCGCGGCGGACGTGATGGGCAAAAAGCCAATCACCAGCATGCCTCAAACCGCTCCCTGGGGGTATGGGTCCCGGGTCAAGCCCGGGACGACACCGGAAGGCAGTGCGACGTCTTCTGAATAAAATAAATATATTGCGCTTTTTCGGAAATCATGATTGTATCCTCGCATCCCGCCTCAAGCAGAAGGGGCGTTGCGCGCGATCGTCACGACACGCGAGGCGGGGAGCGATGGCCGCGAGAGGTCGCAGCAGGCTCTTGAACGAGCATGCGGACGAACGGCGTCTTGCGGACGCGAAGTCGCAGCGTCCTGACACCCCGATGCTGGTGTCCAGCGCAATGCGTGCAAGCGCATTGTCGCCATGGTGGCCAACAAGCCCGGCGCACCAGGGAGACTGCGTATAAGCGTGAAGACCGTCGCGCAGGGAATGCCGGTTGATCGGCACCACCTGTGGTACCTGCCGCCTGCATTTTTTTTGAGCAGGCGGGCCATGGGTGAGGCCTTCACCCGGCATTCCCTGCGCCCTCTGCACTGTTTGCGAGGGACAGACTGATCACAGACCTCGGGCAACATCTGCTGCGAGAACGCAAAGCCATGTCGATCGTTGTTTGAATCGTGAATCCGCCTCTCCCACCGCTGTCGTCCCGGAAGGCCGGGACGACAGCGGCATTGTTCAGGCGTTGCGATAAGATCGACAACTCCGAAGCATGCTGCCGTAGGGTGGGCAAAGGCGCGTACGCGGCGATACGCCGCGTACGCGCCGTGCCCACCACTCTGCATCGCGCGTGCGACGGTGGGCACGGCGCGCACGCCTTTCTTCACACGCGGAAGCAGCGTCGCCGCGCGCCTTTGCCCGCCCTACGGCTTCTCAGCCTCGCGCTCCCTGGCCTCGCGCTCGGCGCGCTGGCGGTCGAGGCGGCGGCCTTGCCATTCCAGCACCAGCCAGCCGGCGACGCACAGCGCGACGATGACGAATTCGAGCAGGCCGCCCATCTCGCTCATGGCGTGTCACTCATGGCGTTTCGTCCATGATGTTGCGGTCAAGACTTCGGAACCGGGACATCGCAGCCGCGACGCGGCTCTCATGCCGTCGCGCGTAGCTGTTTCACCCGTGATGGCGCACGACCTTGCCTCGTCACGACATCCGCCCCAGGCGCGACAATTGATCGCGCCGTTCCAGCCGCTCGAACAGGTCGATCACCCACAGCGCGCGGTCGTGGGCGGTCCGGCGCGGTGGCGCGATCGCGTGCGGGCGCTGCGCATCCGCCGCGACGACGGCATCGATCAGGATACGCGCCTCCGACCGCAACGGCGCCAGCGAGGGCTGCTCCTGGACGAGCGACACCACCGCCGCCTTGCCGAGCAGCTGCAGCTTGCGCGACATCGAGACGAACGCGCGCTGCGACAGCGAATCGAACTCGGCGCGCGCGACCTCGCGGCCGATCTCAGCATAGATCAGCCGCGCGGCGTGGATGCCGGGCCGGCAGCTCCATGGCAGATCGGCGATCCCGGCCGCGGCACGCGCATAGAACACGTCGGCGACCGCGAGCAGCCGCGCGGTGACCCGCCCGATCCGATCGTCGAAGAACGGCGCGGCGCGCCAGGTCTCGACGTCGAGCCCGGCCTCGCGCAGCCATTGCCGCGGCAGATAGAGCCGGCCGGCGCGCGCATCCTCGCCGACGTCGCGGGCGATGTTGGTGAGCTGCATCGCGATGCCGAGGTCGCAGGCGCGTCCGACCGTCTCGGTGTCACGCCGGTGCATCAGCAGCGACATCATCACGCCGACGGTGCCGGCGACGCGCACGGCATAGGCGAGCACGTCGCTCAATGTCTCGTAGCGACGGCCCTGGGCATCCCAGGCGAGACCTTCGAGCAGCGCCTCCGGCAGCGCGCGTGGGATCGCGAAATGCGCCACGATGCCGGCCAGCGCGCGATCGACGGGACTGTTGTCCGGCGAGCCATGATAGATCCGGTCGAGCCGCTCGTGCAGCACCTCGACGGCGTCGACGCGGCGGCCGGGCCCGTCGATCGCATCATCGGCCTCGCGGCAGAACGCGTAGAGCGCGACGGCGGGATCGCCGACCGCACGGGGCAACACTTTCGAGGCGGCAAAGAACGTCTTCGATCCGCCCCGCAACATCCGCCGACAGATCGCAATGTCCGTTTGCCAGCTCATCGGCGCTCCAGCTCATGCGGCGCGGGCACGAGATCGTCGAGCACGCGCGCCGAGGACAGCACGCCCGGCAGGCCGGCGCCGGGATGCGTGCCCGCGCCGACCAGATAGAGCCGCTCGACCTCTTCACTCTTGTTGTGCGGCCGGAACCAGGCGCTCTGCATCAGCACCGGCTCGAGCCCGAAGGCGGCGCCGCGATAGGACAACAGGCGATGCTCGAAATCATCCGGCGTCAGCAGCCGCGATGTGACGAGCTGGCCGGCAAGGTCCGGCAGCAGCGTCTCGCTCAGCGCGGTCTCGATCCGCTTGCGGAACGGCTCGGCCGTGGCCGCCCAGTCGATGCCGCTCTCCTGATGCGGCACCGGCGACAGCACGTAGAAGGCATCGCAGCCATCGGGCGCCAGCGACGGATCGGTCGCGGTCGGCCGGTGCAGATAGAGGCTGAAATCATCCGCCAGCACCTTGCGGCGGAAGATGTCGTCGAGCAGGCCGCGATAGCGCGGGCCGAGCAGGATGGTGTGATGCGCGACGTCGTCGTAGCGGCGCTTCGTGCCGAAATACCAGACGAACAGGCTCATCGAATAGCGCGCGCGGTCGATGCGCGCATCGGTCCAGCGCCGCCGCGACACGCTCGGCAGCAGATGCTTGTAGGTCCAGGCCGCGCAGCCATTGGACACGACGACATCGGCCGCGATCGTCTCCCCGGACGCGAGCCGCACGCCGGTGGCGACGCCATTCTTGGTCGTGATCTCGGTGACCGGGGTCGAGCAACGCACCGCACCGCCCTGCCCCTCGATCAGGCCGACGAGTCCCTCGACGAGCGCGCCGGTGCCGCCCATCGCAAAGTGCACGCCCCAGCGCCGCTCGAGATAGGCGATCAGGCAGTAGATCGACGTCGTCGTGAACGGATTGCCGCCGATCAGCAGCGGATGGAAGCTGAGGATGACGCGCAGCCGCTCGTCCCGGACATAGTGCGAGACGAGGCCGTAGACCGAGCGAAAGCTCTGCAGCTTGATCATCGCGGGCGCGATCTTCGCCATGTCCATGAACGACAGGAACGGCACGTCGCCAAGCTCCTCGAAGCCGATCTTGAAGATCGCCTCGCTCGCCTTCATGAAGCGCTCGTAACCGTCGACGTCGCCGGGTGCGATCCGGGCCACCTCGGCGCGCATCGCCGCCGCGTCGCCCGAGCAATCGAACACCGTGCCGTCGTCGAACCGGATGCGATAGAAAGGCGAGATCGGCTTGAGCGTGACGTCGTCGGACATCTTCCGCCCGCACAGCTGCCACAGCTCCTCGAACAGGAACGGCGCGGTGACGATGGTCGGGCCGGCATCAAAGGTGAAGCCGTCCTGGCGATTCACGTAGGCGCGGCCGCCGGGCGCATCGAGCTGCTCGTAGACGGTGACGCGATAGCCGCGCGCACCGAGCCGGACCGCCGCGGCCAGGCCACCGAAGCCGGAGCCGATCACGACCGCATGCGGCCGGTCTCCGAGCGCAGCCGGAACAGCGGCCTTGATGTTGGAGACGTCGAGCATAACCGAAAGCGTAAATTGAAATTGACGCTTTCGCCAGTCAAAAACGTCAACTTAACTAGACATTTTCTGCTGCACTGCGAGCACGCCGGCCCGCTCGGCGGCTTGGACGATCAGGCCGGCGATCCGGGCCGGCTGTTCCTCATGGGCCAAATGACCAAGGCCATCAATGAGTTCGAGCTGCGCCTGCGGCACCAATTGGCGCACCCGATACGCCACGTCAGGCGGGATGGCGCGGTCGTGGGTGGCCGCGATCAGCAGCAGCGCGGTGTTCAGCCGCGGCAGGTCGCGCAGCAGGGGATGCAGGTCCCAGTTCGCCATCATCTCCAGCGCGGCGGCGACATGGCCGGGACTGCCGACCAGCCGCAGGTAGAGCCGCTCGCCGTTGGCATCAATGGTCGAGCCGGTGCCCTTCAACAGCCGATGCACCGCGGCCGGGTCGCGGCCCCGCCAGGCGAACAAGCGCGGCACCAGCGGGTTGAGCGCCATCATCTTGGCAAGCGGCGACAGGAATTGCGCGGCCATGCCGCCGAACGGCAGATAGGCGCCGTTGAGGCTGACGATCAGCTTCGGCGCGATCAGGCCGTCCAGCGTCATCCGGGTGAGGATCGCCGCGCCCGCCGAGTGACCGATCGCGATGTCGGGCTTGATCGCAAGCCGCTCGCACAGGCCCGCGAGGTCGCGCGCCATACCGTCGAGCGACAGCCGCTGCCAGCGCGGCGTCGCGGTGAAGCCGTGCCCCGAGAGATCGGGGGCCACCACGGTGAAACGCTTGGCGAGCAGCGGCGCGAGGTCGCGCCAGGAATGGGTCGCAGCACCGGTGCCGTGCGCGAGCAGCGCGACCGGCCCCTCGCCCATGATCTGCACATGCCAGCGCAGGCCGGCGGCCTCGATGAAGCGGCTGGCCGCGCGATGAGGCCAGTCCCTGCCGTTGACGCTCCAGTTCAGCTTGTCGTTCATGCCGACGATCAATCCGGATTGCGCTCAGCCCAGCGGCGTTGCGGCTCACGCGCCGGCCGCGCGCGTCTGGAAATCATCGTAGCTGGCTACGACTTTATCAAGCTGTTCGAACTGCGGCAGCGCGCCGGTCTGCAACACCTCGATCTGCCAGTTCGGCAGCCCCTCCACGGCATGCTTGCCCTGGTAATCGACGAAATCACCGCGCACGCCATGCACCATCCACACCGGCATCGACAGCGCCTGATAGAGCTTCAGCGCATGGACGCTGAACATGTATCCGGACACGAAGGAGTACGGCGCGTTCTCCGCACCGGGCTGGTGGGTGGTGATGTAGTCGTACTCCAGCAGCCCCTCGTCGATGTCCTTCCGACCGAAGGTCTTGCGCAGGAAGAAGCGGATGCTGGCCCGCGACGTCAGCAGCGAGAAGAAGCGCTGTTTCCACAGCGGCACGGTGAAGATGTTGCGCAGCCACGGCATGGCGCGGGTCGCATCCTTGTCGCCGCCCTTCTTGGCCGCCGCTTCCGCGCGGCGATCGAGGCCCGTCGGGCTGATCAGCCCGAGCGTTCGAAACAGGTTGGCCGCCTCGGTGCCGGCGCGTGCGGCGAACTCGCAGCTCAGCGACAGCGCGATGGCATCGATCGGCGTATCGCCGTGACGGCGGCGAATTTCTTTCGCCGCCAGCAGGATCGCGTCGGTCATGATGCGCGGCGTGTAGATGCGGTCGGCGCGGTCCGACAGGCCGAAGCCCGGCAGGTCGAACGCATAGACCTGACGCGTGTGGCGGTAGTGCTCGAACAGCGGCTTCATCTCGTAGGCCGTCGCCGCGGCATTGACGCTGTGGATCAAGAGCAGTGGCCGCTGCTCGGTCGGCGCGGTGGGTCCGTCGCCGTAGCAAGTGATGCGGCCGCAGCGCGAATCAGCGAGCTCGAAACGCGGCGCGGCGAGCGGCGGCGGCATCGTCACGGCGCGCGGGGCCGCTGCATGATCACTCTGTGTGGTCGAGGCGACCTGCATGACGTGCTCCTGTGTGACGGCTTCATGTCGAACGGCGCGATCATTTGCTGCCGTGCCCGAGCATAGCGATGACCGGACAGCTTGTCAGTCGCCGTTGGGAACGCCGCCTGACGCCAGGGGTTCCAGCGCTGTCAGCCGCGGCCGGCTTGCGCCATGACGGCCTGCGACAACCGTGCGGCATCGGCATGAGGCAGCGCGACGTAACGCGCCTGCATCGCACCGGCGAGCTGCGCGGCCTTGTCCTGCGGCCGTGGCGAGGAATCGACCAGCACCACGGGAATGCCGGTGAGCGCGAGTTGCCTTGCGGCGACGAGCGCTTCCGCCTCGGCCTCGCCGCGGCCGCCGACGCCGTCACGCGCGACATTGGCGCGGCCGTCGGTCATCAGCACGATGGTCGGCGCCTGGCCCTTGGCCTTCACGGCGAGCGCGAGCTCGGTCGCGGCGAAGATCGCCGCCGACAGCGGTGTGCCGCCGCCGCCCGGCAGTGCCGCGAGGCTGCGCTTGGCCCGCGTCAAGGATCGCGTCGGCGGCAGCAGCAGCTCCGCACTCTTGCCGCGAAACGCGATCAGCGCCACCTCGTCGCGGCGGATGTAGCATTCGGCGAGCAGCAGCTCGACGGCGCCCTTGACCTCCGCGAGCCGCTGCAGCGCCGACGAGCCGGAGGCATCGACGACGAAGATCGTCGTGGTGCCCGAGCGCTGCTTGAAGCGGGTGATACGGATGTCGTCCTTGTGGACGATCAGCCGGCCGCTCTTGTCGGAGCGTTGCGTCCGCCGGCGCAGCGGCTGCCACGGCGCCGCCGCACGCAAGGTCTCGAGCACGTTGAGCCGCGCGCCGGCCCGCCACTCGCCGCGCCGCGAACCAATGGGGCGGCCGCGCTTCGGCGCCTTCTGCGCGGTGCCCTGCTTGCTGGCACTGCTCGATCGCATGCGCATCGCACGCTCGTCCTGCAGACGCTTCAGCAGATCAGCCGGAATGGCAGCCTGCGCCGCGTCGAGCACGCGATCCTCCAGCGGACCGTCGTTGCTGCGATCGTCCTGCTCGCTCTCGGCCGACTCGTTCTGCGACTCCGGCGCCTCGTTGCTCTCGTTGTCATCCTCCATGGCCGGCAGCCTGGTTGCGCGCGGCGCCAACACCAGCCGCGCGGCGCAGGCGATGTGCGGCTCGGCGACATCAGTCTCGCCATCCAGCGCCGCAGCGATGCGCGCGACGCGACAAGCGAGCAATGGCGCGCGCAGCGAATCGATGCCGAGCGCGCAGGCCGTCGTCGTCAACGCCGCAATCGCATCGTCGGACAGACGAATCTGCGGCAGCAGCGCACGCGCCGCAGCGATGTCGGACGATTTGAACAGGCTCTCGCCGAGATCGGCGCGCGCGACCGTGCCGAGATCGAGATGGCAGGCCAGGCGATCGGCGAGCGCGGGCGACACGCGTTCATCACCGATGCCCTCATCGAGCGCAATCAGGCCGAACCGCGACGGCACGCGCAGCGACATGCCATCGCGCTCGATGCTGACCGTGCCGGTGTCGAGCGCGGCTGTGAGATGCGCGATCGTCGACGGCGCGATGCGCTCGGCCATCACCGCGATCAGCACACCACCATCGGCCTCGGCGAGCAGCCCATGCTGCAGGACCGGACATCCCGACTGCAGGGTCGCGGCGAGATCGAGGCCGCCGAGCAGGCGGTCATCGGAGATCGACGGAGGCAGCTTGCGAATGACAGTGGAGGCCGGCATCAGCTCGCGCACGAGGTCGAGCCAATGCTCGCGCACCGGCCCAGCGCCCGCGCGCAGCAGCACCGACGCCACGACGGGATCAATCGCAGCCAGCGCGGCCGCGATCATCGAATCTGCCCAGATCGTGGCTCCGTCGCTCACGATGCGAACAGCTCGTTGAGCGCGCGCTCGACCCGCACCGACGAGCCGGAATCGTCGAGCGGATTGCGCCGCAGCCGATGCTGCAGCGCCATCGGCGCCACGGTCTTCAGATGGCTGTCATCGACCGCCTTGGCCCCATCGAGCGCCGCCGCAGCGCGCGCGGCCCGCATCAAGGTCAACTCGCCGCGCAGGCCGTCGGTGCCGAGCGCCATGCACAGCCGCGCCGTCTTCTCCAGTTCGCGATCGGCGACCTTGACCGAACCGATATGCTCGCGCGCGGCCAGGATGCGCTTGCGGTGCTTGGCCTCCTCCTTGTCCCAATGCGCAACGAAAGCGGCCTGGTCGGTCTCGAAGGCGTCGCGTCGCTTGATGACCTCGATGCGCGTCGGCAGATCACCGGGCGTCTTGACCTCGACCGAGAGACCGAAGCGATCGAGCAGCTGCGGCCGCAATTCGCCCTCCTCCGGATTGCCGGTGCCCACCAGCACGATGCGCGCGGGATGACGGATGCTCAGTCCGTCGCGCTCGACGACGTTCTCGCCGGAGGCGGCGACATCGAGCAGCAGGTCGACGAGATGATCCTCCAGCAGATTGACCTCGTCGATATAGAGAAAGCCGCGATTGGCGCGCGCCAGCAGACCCGGCTCGAACGACTTCTCGCCATGGGCCAGCGCGCGCTCGAGATCGAGCGCGCCGACGACGCGGTCCTCGGTGGCGCCGAGCGGCAGGTCGATGACCGGCACCGGCACCTGATGCGCCTTCAGCGCGGCCGGCTTCTTCGCCTTGCCGCCGGGCTTGGAGCGTGCGCGGCACGCAGCGCATTGCGCGGCGGCATCGGCCGGATCGCATTGATAGGGACAGCCGACCACGGCGCTCATCGGCGGCAGCAGCGCAGCAAGCGCGCGCACCGCGGTGGACTTGCCGGCGCCGCGATCGCCGAACGCCAGCACGCCGCCGACCTTCGGATCGACGGCCGCGATCATCAGCGCCAGCTTCATCTCGTCCTGGCCGACGATGGCCGAGAACGGAAATGCTATCCCCATGAGCTTCCCCTGCGCCGCGACGAGTTCCCGTCGCGTTGTCAGCATGAGACCACAATCAGGGGCAGCTCTTCAACCCATCAGGAATGGACGCCCTCAGCGTGCCAGGCTCGGCAGATCGAGGCCGCTGGCCTCGGCGCAGGCGATCGCGTCCTCGTATCCGGCGTCGGCATGGCGCATCACGCCGGTGGCCGGATCGTTCCACAACACGCGCTCCAGCCGCCGCGCCGCATCCGGCGTACCGTCGGCGACGATCACCATGCCGGCATGCTGCGAATAGCCGATACCGACGCCGCCGCCATGATGCAGCGACACCCAGGTCGCGCCGCTCGCGCAGTTCAGAAGTGCGTTCAGCAGCGGCCAGTCCGACACCGCGTCGGAGCCGTCCTTCATTGCCTCGGTCTCGCGATTGGGGCTCGCCACCGAGCCGGAATCCAGATGATCGCGCCCGATCACGATCGGCGCCTTCAATTCGCCGCGCGCCACCATCTCGTTGAAGGCGAGCCCGAGGCGATGGCGATCGCCGAGCCCGACCCAGCAGATCCGCGCCGGCAGGCCCTGGAACTTGATGCGCTGCCGCGCCATGTCGAGCCAGTTGTGCAGGTGCTTGT encodes:
- the crtD gene encoding 1-hydroxycarotenoid 3,4-desaturase CrtD, which encodes MADHRVIVVGAGIAGLAAALTLAARGAEVTVLERAPAPGGKMRQIAIGPARIDSGPTVFTMRWVFDELFAEIGTALDDHLTLTPLDILARHAWTDRSRLDLFADEERSADAIGRLAGCSDADGYRAFCRDARRIFEVLRDPFIRTPAPSMTHLLRNAGFRDLTAIRPFQTLWKALGGYFRDARLQQLFGRYATYCGSSPFHAPATLMLVAHVEQAGVWLIDGGMHELAACLAALARRHGVTISYDSEVSGIVTRSGRATGVRLADGEQIAADAVIATADVAALAQGLFGADAARALPAIPASARSLSAMTWSCMARADGFPLLRHNVFFSRSSRAEFDQLVDRRAMPQEPTVYVCAQDRDDQPRDAGSNEPLFVLINAPATGDHHRFDSSEISQCARQTFDLLQRCGLSIATTPEKTRVTTPADFNRMFPGTGGALYGRSSHGWMASFQRPGAPTKLPGLYVAGGSAHPGPGVPMAALSGRMAAARAIADLASTAPSRRTVMRGGMSTR
- a CDS encoding hydratase; amino-acid sequence: MFSPYYAWARRRGPADPENHCALNVALYGERAKRWAMTERGRRAITRDEESLAIGPSRLAWTGRELTIEISEVSVPWPLPLRGKVRVVPTALNEFAFTLDAEGRHRWQPIAPCCRVSVDFDHPDLHWRGDGYFDINHGDAPLERDFQSWQWSRAATRTGTVISYDTIARDGADKTIALHVDPAARLERIAPLAEAPLRKTLWRIDRSARADVDAPVRVISTLEDAPFYARSHLAARVRGEDVAIMHESLSLDRFQMPIVQAMLPFRMPRW
- a CDS encoding phytoene/squalene synthase family protein; translation: MSWQTDIAICRRMLRGGSKTFFAASKVLPRAVGDPAVALYAFCREADDAIDGPGRRVDAVEVLHERLDRIYHGSPDNSPVDRALAGIVAHFAIPRALPEALLEGLAWDAQGRRYETLSDVLAYAVRVAGTVGVMMSLLMHRRDTETVGRACDLGIAMQLTNIARDVGEDARAGRLYLPRQWLREAGLDVETWRAAPFFDDRIGRVTARLLAVADVFYARAAAGIADLPWSCRPGIHAARLIYAEIGREVARAEFDSLSQRAFVSMSRKLQLLGKAAVVSLVQEQPSLAPLRSEARILIDAVVAADAQRPHAIAPPRRTAHDRALWVIDLFERLERRDQLSRLGRMS
- a CDS encoding phytoene desaturase, whose amino-acid sequence is MLDVSNIKAAVPAALGDRPHAVVIGSGFGGLAAAVRLGARGYRVTVYEQLDAPGGRAYVNRQDGFTFDAGPTIVTAPFLFEELWQLCGRKMSDDVTLKPISPFYRIRFDDGTVFDCSGDAAAMRAEVARIAPGDVDGYERFMKASEAIFKIGFEELGDVPFLSFMDMAKIAPAMIKLQSFRSVYGLVSHYVRDERLRVILSFHPLLIGGNPFTTTSIYCLIAYLERRWGVHFAMGGTGALVEGLVGLIEGQGGAVRCSTPVTEITTKNGVATGVRLASGETIAADVVVSNGCAAWTYKHLLPSVSRRRWTDARIDRARYSMSLFVWYFGTKRRYDDVAHHTILLGPRYRGLLDDIFRRKVLADDFSLYLHRPTATDPSLAPDGCDAFYVLSPVPHQESGIDWAATAEPFRKRIETALSETLLPDLAGQLVTSRLLTPDDFEHRLLSYRGAAFGLEPVLMQSAWFRPHNKSEEVERLYLVGAGTHPGAGLPGVLSSARVLDDLVPAPHELERR
- the bchO gene encoding alpha/beta fold hydrolase BchO yields the protein MNDKLNWSVNGRDWPHRAASRFIEAAGLRWHVQIMGEGPVALLAHGTGAATHSWRDLAPLLAKRFTVVAPDLSGHGFTATPRWQRLSLDGMARDLAGLCERLAIKPDIAIGHSAGAAILTRMTLDGLIAPKLIVSLNGAYLPFGGMAAQFLSPLAKMMALNPLVPRLFAWRGRDPAAVHRLLKGTGSTIDANGERLYLRLVGSPGHVAAALEMMANWDLHPLLRDLPRLNTALLLIAATHDRAIPPDVAYRVRQLVPQAQLELIDGLGHLAHEEQPARIAGLIVQAAERAGVLAVQQKMSS
- a CDS encoding alpha/beta fold hydrolase, whose product is MQVASTTQSDHAAAPRAVTMPPPLAAPRFELADSRCGRITCYGDGPTAPTEQRPLLLIHSVNAAATAYEMKPLFEHYRHTRQVYAFDLPGFGLSDRADRIYTPRIMTDAILLAAKEIRRRHGDTPIDAIALSLSCEFAARAGTEAANLFRTLGLISPTGLDRRAEAAAKKGGDKDATRAMPWLRNIFTVPLWKQRFFSLLTSRASIRFFLRKTFGRKDIDEGLLEYDYITTHQPGAENAPYSFVSGYMFSVHALKLYQALSMPVWMVHGVRGDFVDYQGKHAVEGLPNWQIEVLQTGALPQFEQLDKVVASYDDFQTRAAGA
- a CDS encoding magnesium chelatase subunit D yields the protein MSDGATIWADSMIAAALAAIDPVVASVLLRAGAGPVREHWLDLVRELMPASTVIRKLPPSISDDRLLGGLDLAATLQSGCPVLQHGLLAEADGGVLIAVMAERIAPSTIAHLTAALDTGTVSIERDGMSLRVPSRFGLIALDEGIGDERVSPALADRLACHLDLGTVARADLGESLFKSSDIAAARALLPQIRLSDDAIAALTTTACALGIDSLRAPLLACRVARIAAALDGETDVAEPHIACAARLVLAPRATRLPAMEDDNESNEAPESQNESAESEQDDRSNDGPLEDRVLDAAQAAIPADLLKRLQDERAMRMRSSSASKQGTAQKAPKRGRPIGSRRGEWRAGARLNVLETLRAAAPWQPLRRRTQRSDKSGRLIVHKDDIRITRFKQRSGTTTIFVVDASGSSALQRLAEVKGAVELLLAECYIRRDEVALIAFRGKSAELLLPPTRSLTRAKRSLAALPGGGGTPLSAAIFAATELALAVKAKGQAPTIVLMTDGRANVARDGVGGRGEAEAEALVAARQLALTGIPVVLVDSSPRPQDKAAQLAGAMQARYVALPHADAARLSQAVMAQAGRG
- the bchI gene encoding magnesium chelatase ATPase subunit I codes for the protein MGIAFPFSAIVGQDEMKLALMIAAVDPKVGGVLAFGDRGAGKSTAVRALAALLPPMSAVVGCPYQCDPADAAAQCAACRARSKPGGKAKKPAALKAHQVPVPVIDLPLGATEDRVVGALDLERALAHGEKSFEPGLLARANRGFLYIDEVNLLEDHLVDLLLDVAASGENVVERDGLSIRHPARIVLVGTGNPEEGELRPQLLDRFGLSVEVKTPGDLPTRIEVIKRRDAFETDQAAFVAHWDKEEAKHRKRILAAREHIGSVKVADRELEKTARLCMALGTDGLRGELTLMRAARAAAALDGAKAVDDSHLKTVAPMALQHRLRRNPLDDSGSSVRVERALNELFAS